The nucleotide window GGGGGCCGAGACTGGTTATCCGTTGCAGGCATCGTGGAGCGAATTCGCTTATCCCATCGTCAATCTCCCGCCAGACCTAGAGAAGGTAAAGGTGGGTTTCGACATGATGGGGGCGGGCAACGTGTTGGTCGATCGGATCGAGATTTATGACTTGGCTTTCCGCGAAGAAGAAATCAAAGAACTCAATAAGTTGGTCACGTTGACCTATTCCAAGTATCAACGAGCGGAAGTGGGCGACTGCTATCGGCTGCTCAACAGCCACTGGGTCAAGTTCCTGGAAGGACATGTGCCGATCGCTCCGGCGCTTGCCCAGCAATTGCAAGAGAATCGCGCCGCTGGCTTGGCAAAGCGGAATGTGCCCAAAGAAGAGCCACCCCAGCAAAAGACATGGCTCGATACCTTCCGCAGCTACACGCCTCGTTTCCCCCGTTTTCAGTAACGCCAGTTACTCGACCGGCGTACACAATTCTTCGGGAAGGTCGGGCAACGGATCGTCGCGGCGATAGGCTAGTTCGATCGCCAAGGCGGTCTTCAAGCCAATCTCGGCCACGTTTGTGCAGCGATCGGCGATGTTGTTGATCTCCCAGCGATCGTCCGGTTTGACAAACAGTTCAGGCACGATTTGATCTAGCTCAAGTTCGTCCAAGGGTGTTATTTCATCCGGCAGGTGATACCGCAAGCTCCAATGGGTTGTGCGGAAGCAGCGCTGAAGACCAAGGCCGGAAAGCACGAATTCACGCGATTCTGCCAAGCGAACGTGGAGCAAGTCGAGGTTTGCTGAACCAGGTAACTCTAAGCCAAACGAGCGGACAACGGTTGGCAAGATGTCTCCCAACTGGGCAAGACCTTGTAGGCGAGTGAGCCCTTCTTGCCCTCCTGGCTGGCGAATAAGCAGCGGGACATGGAGCGTGTCGCTATAAAGTCGCAGCGGAGAGTCTTGTTCGCGGCCGATTTGCCCATGCAGCCCTAACGGGTAACCACCGGTCGAGGTCAGCACAACCAGCGGTTGTTCGGCTAGGGGCAGCTCTTCGATGGTTGCCAGCAGTTCGCCGAGCAGCATGTCGAGCACGGTGACTTGCCCGGCGTAGGCTTGGGTGATGCCTAAGATATGATCGGAATCGAATTCGCGATTTTCTCGTTCAAAGGGAGGATGCACTAGCTCAGGTGGGGCCGGGTCGTCTTCATCCGCGAGGCTTTCGCGATAGCTATAAGGGGCATCCCAAGGGCCTAGCATGCCTCGGGCATGGGCCCAAATAACTTCTTCGCGCGGCGGTTCATCCAGCCAATCCAAAAGCACACTGGCAAAGCGCGCCAAGGTGGTTTCTTCCGCACTCTTGGCTGCCACGTCAGTAACTTCCGGAAACGTTTCAACCGATGACAACCGCGTGGTCTCGCGAAGCGTGGCCAGGCGCGGATCGTCGGAAAGCAAATGCAGCGGGATATCGCCTTCTGCCAGGACAGATAGCGGACCACCAGGGGAATCGATACCTAAAGGGTGCGAACCGTCGAGCAAACGAGGGTAAAGCATGAGCGGATCTGGCGATTCGCTCAAACACTGCTCGAACAAGACCGACTGACAAGCCCATTGGTCGAGCGCAGGCGTATCGAGCCACGAGTTTCCATAACAACCGAGAAAACCGGCTCCCCAGCCATCGATAACCAATATCAGCGCGCGGCGCACGAATACCCTTCCCATGGTGAAGCGGGAGCCTAAAAGCCCCCGGATAAAATGCGACTACCTTGTCGCAACTATAGAGGGGGCACGCTATTTGGAAAAGCCGGGGCGATGCAACCAAGGACGCACAAGCTCTTGGAAAAACAATTGCGGGAAAACAATGGCATCCTTCGCGTAACGCCCAGTCAAACGCCTTGGGTCGGTGCCGATACGGTAGGCCCACTCTAAGCCGGTGTGCTGCATCCAGCGTGGTGCCCGTTTCTTTTCTCCTGCGAGGAAGTCGATGGTTGCTCCGGCGCAGATGGCCACTTTCGCCTCGACTTGATGGCGATACTTATGAATCCAGATTTCTTGCTTCGGAGCTCCCAGGCCGATAACCAACAAATCAGGCTGAACCTCGGCGATCCTGGCAAGGATATTGTTGTTTTCGGCCGGGTCGTTTTCAAAACCGAGCGGAGGGCTGTAGGTGCTTAGCACTTGAACATTGGCGTACTGACGATGAATGTTCACGGCCGCCTTTTGAGCAACCCCAGGCGCGGCCCCCAGCAGAAACACTTTGAGCGGTTCGGTGCTGTGCGTGGCCGCAAATAGCGCTGGAATCAGATCACTACCGGTGACGCGTTCAGGCAACGATTTCCCGAGCAGGCGCGAAGCCATCACGACTGGCCAGCCGTCGGCCAGCACCAAGTCGGCATCGTGATAGGCGGCGCGCAGAGGACCACTGCTTTGCAGTAAAACCGTGTGATCGACATTCGGGGTAACTACAAACTTGGCCGTTGTCGTTCGCGCTTCGTGCAGCCATATATTCAGTTGGTTGACAGCTTCGGCCATTCGCAAACGGTCGATTTCGATGCCAAACAAAGGGACTCGTGTATTGTTCATGGGAATTAACCTCGTGCTGCTGCTTGGGGATTCCAAGCCTGAGGTGGTGCAATCGATGAATTGTGCGAGACGAGGCCAAAGTCGTACGCTAGGGCTGCATTCATTCCCGCGATCAGGAAAATGAGCGATTGCTCGTAGGGCATGAAAGTGATTTCATGTCCCACCATCTGGCAAAAAGCAGTCAAAACGACGCCAACTCCCAAGGTGCCAATCGCTTTGGCCCAGGGAGGCGAGTTACTGCGCGCTTGACGCCAAGCGTTACGCAACCATAGGCCATACATCGAGATGAAGGGGATAAATCCGAGCAGACCGAGATCACTTAGCACACTGAGGAAGGTGTTGTGGTGGTCGTAGTCGCGGATCGATTCGAGAACTAAGTCGACGTTTCGGTCGGCGAGGTAAGGGAGTTTTGCTTTTTTGAATTGGCTGAAACCGTGCCCCAGTAGCGGACGGTCGAGGAACATTTCCCACGAGACGTACGTGAAGCTGGCCCGCATGCTGACCGAGCGTTTGGTGTCTTCCGCCGAGCCTTCGCGTTTGAGCCCCATGATGGCATCGGACTTCGCCACCAAGACCAGCAAAGCACAAGCCACCATGCCGGTGAGCAGTACCGTCCGGGCTTTTCCCTGCATGGTTAGAAAAACACCAACCAGCAAGCTCAAGCCGCCACCCATCCACACGGTGCGGGTTTTGGTAAAGAAAATGGCGGCCAGAAACAAAGGCACCAGCCCCAAAATAAGCCAACGCATTTTGCTGGAAGTGCGGTACCAGAGCAGGCACGTAGCCAGCAAGCAACCGCAAAGGTAAACCCCATAGCTAATCGACTGCACCATCGGACCTCGGGCCCGGCCAAAGTGTAAACCCACCTTGGGATCGGCGATGTAGCGTGGAAAAACAAAGCCGTATAGGCCTAAGCCTTCCAAGATGCCGGTCACCGCCAGATAAACCCCGAACAAGGTCATCGCGATCAAAAACCAGTCGACCTGCTTTTCGTCGTACTTGATGTTTCGGGCCACGATATAGATGGCCAAGGGAATCAAGTACCCGTTGATCAAGTGCTGCACCGGAGGCACTGACCCAGGAGCGATATTGCGAAAATCGTGCGAAAAGGTATTGAAGAACAAAACGCCGAAGAAGACGGACATGACCGTGTCGAGCGTCATCCAGGGACGGACTTCCACCTTCCCTAGTTTCCATTGCAACACGAACGCCCCGACCAAGCCGACGATCCCTAATCGATCGAGCGAAAGGGTGATTCCGCCAACGTCGAACTGGAGAAAATAGACGCCAAAAGTAGACGTTATCACCAGCAGGCCAACGCAGGCCAGCAGCAAGTTGCCTCGCGAAGCCAGGATGGTGCCCCACACCAACCCTACGAGAGCGAAGATGGCAATAATGACTGGCATGAGAGTGAGGTCAATCGTCGAACATAGCTGGTACCAAGTGGAAACTGGTACCTTGCTGGGTGGCTAATTCCTTGAAGGAGGACGGCGCGCTAGGTGCGCCAACGCTTGCTTCAAAGATAGGCCATGTCCGATAGGTGGCAGCTCTGATTGCTCTGGGCGGTTATCATTGCTGCCACCTTTTGTTGACTCTGCTGGTTGTAGCGATGTTGCGGCTCCGTCGCCAAGCGGCAAGCTAAGCAACAAGACTCCCAGACCCAAGCACAAGCCGCCAATCAACCCTAAACCGGCAATCATTTTGCGCGACGGACCAACCGGATAATCGCTCACTTCTGGGCCGTTGACCTTGGTAACCAGGCTGGTGGTCGTAGCCGTTGCAACGGAAGCACGAGCATCCGCTAGGTCGGTACGTAATTGGGTCAGCTTGGCACTCTTTTCGCGTACTTCAGCCACCAAGTTGTTGTAGCTCGCACGCATTGATGCCAGTTTCGTCATTCGATTACTGACGTCATCAAGCATCTTTTGCAGTTGGGCAACGCGGCTTTCAGCGACCGTTTTTTCCGCTTTCAAGCCGCGAATTGCCAGACTGATCTCTTGGTGTAAGTGCTCACGTATTTCGTCCTCGGCATGGCGCGCCGCGACTACGCCAGGGTGTGTTTTGGTGCGAATGCCCTGCAATTGAGCCGATTGCAATTGCGCGTCGATCAAACCTTCTTTCAAGCGACGCAGAGCCGGTTGCGAGTCCAGCAACTGATTCGGAGTGGCAACAAGCTCGTTGGGATTTTCTTTAGCGGCAGTCAAAATATCGAGTAAACGCTCTGAACTCTCTTTCTTCGATAGCGCATCGCGAAGTTCACTCTTGATTTGAACCATCTGTTCCCGCAGGTTGCCGTTGCCAGAACCAACTTCATTCAAGATTCGCAGTTCTGCTAGGTCGGTGCCGACTTCGGCTTCCATT belongs to Bremerella cremea and includes:
- a CDS encoding sulfatase-like hydrolase/transferase — protein: MRRALILVIDGWGAGFLGCYGNSWLDTPALDQWACQSVLFEQCLSESPDPLMLYPRLLDGSHPLGIDSPGGPLSVLAEGDIPLHLLSDDPRLATLRETTRLSSVETFPEVTDVAAKSAEETTLARFASVLLDWLDEPPREEVIWAHARGMLGPWDAPYSYRESLADEDDPAPPELVHPPFERENREFDSDHILGITQAYAGQVTVLDMLLGELLATIEELPLAEQPLVVLTSTGGYPLGLHGQIGREQDSPLRLYSDTLHVPLLIRQPGGQEGLTRLQGLAQLGDILPTVVRSFGLELPGSANLDLLHVRLAESREFVLSGLGLQRCFRTTHWSLRYHLPDEITPLDELELDQIVPELFVKPDDRWEINNIADRCTNVAEIGLKTALAIELAYRRDDPLPDLPEELCTPVE
- a CDS encoding WecB/TagA/CpsF family glycosyltransferase — protein: MNNTRVPLFGIEIDRLRMAEAVNQLNIWLHEARTTTAKFVVTPNVDHTVLLQSSGPLRAAYHDADLVLADGWPVVMASRLLGKSLPERVTGSDLIPALFAATHSTEPLKVFLLGAAPGVAQKAAVNIHRQYANVQVLSTYSPPLGFENDPAENNNILARIAEVQPDLLVIGLGAPKQEIWIHKYRHQVEAKVAICAGATIDFLAGEKKRAPRWMQHTGLEWAYRIGTDPRRLTGRYAKDAIVFPQLFFQELVRPWLHRPGFSK
- a CDS encoding O-antigen ligase family protein is translated as MPVIIAIFALVGLVWGTILASRGNLLLACVGLLVITSTFGVYFLQFDVGGITLSLDRLGIVGLVGAFVLQWKLGKVEVRPWMTLDTVMSVFFGVLFFNTFSHDFRNIAPGSVPPVQHLINGYLIPLAIYIVARNIKYDEKQVDWFLIAMTLFGVYLAVTGILEGLGLYGFVFPRYIADPKVGLHFGRARGPMVQSISYGVYLCGCLLATCLLWYRTSSKMRWLILGLVPLFLAAIFFTKTRTVWMGGGLSLLVGVFLTMQGKARTVLLTGMVACALLVLVAKSDAIMGLKREGSAEDTKRSVSMRASFTYVSWEMFLDRPLLGHGFSQFKKAKLPYLADRNVDLVLESIRDYDHHNTFLSVLSDLGLLGFIPFISMYGLWLRNAWRQARSNSPPWAKAIGTLGVGVVLTAFCQMVGHEITFMPYEQSLIFLIAGMNAALAYDFGLVSHNSSIAPPQAWNPQAAARG